The Candidatus Zixiibacteriota bacterium genomic sequence TCGCCCACAGTCGGTTCCGTTCGTGCGACGCCAACCGCGCTCGCGCGACCGCTCACATGTTGTTGTTGTTCGGATTTGTCGGTGCGATGATCACTACCGGCTGTGTGTTTGTGTTTGTATTCATTCCGCATTACCTGCATCTGCTGGGACTCGAGAGCATGAGTTCGTTTTTCGGACTGCCGATCGAATTGCCTCACCCTGTCAAGATCCTGGGGGCAGCAAGCGGGTTGGCTCTCGTAATCGGAGGGGCCATGGCCATATACCGCCGCTGGAGTGAGCGGGACCGGGTGGGCGCGAACGGCTATACCGACTACCTGTTCCTGTATGTCTTGTTCGTTGTCGGGTTAACCGGTATGCTTTCGTGGCTCGTTCGCTGGGCGGGGCTGGCGCTACCGGCATACACTGTTTACTTCATCCATATGGTCAGCGTGTTTTTCCTGCTGTGGTATATGCCGTACTCGAAATTCGCACATATGATTTATCGCACGCTCGCTCTCGTTTATGCCCGTCAGATCAATCGCCTTCCGAGGTCATGATCGGCGGACTCTGACGCACGGTCGAGAAGCGCGATTAATTGATTTTGTGCGAGAGGGATCGGGACCATGAAGCTGTTCAATCGGCACGTAGCGGCGCTGTCAGTGACGGCCCTGGCGGTCGCTGCAATCATCGTTAGTTCGAATTCGACTCATACCCGGTCACTGGAAAATCGAACACGGAGTTCAGTTGATCCAAGCATTGTCATATGCGCTGACAGTGTGCGTGCGGCGGATTCCCTCGGCGCCGGCCAGTCTGACTCTCTGTTAAGGCAACCCGGTGATTCGCTGGCTCCCCACGCTATCGGCACTGCCAGGGGCACGGTGTGTAACCCTGCCGCGGACGAGTGCCCATGAATCGGCTGCTGACGACGACTACTCGGTAAGCCAGCGCGCGGCATCGCATGCGTGATAGGTAATGATGATGTCAGCGCCGGCGCGTTTGATAGAAGTCAGGATTTCCAGCGCCAACCGGCGCTCTTCGGCCAATCCCGCAGCCGCCATCTGCTTCACCATCGCATATTCGCCGCTGACGTTGTAAGCCGCCAGCGGCCGATCGAAACGAGTCCGCGCCTCCCGGATAATATCGAGATAGGCCAAAGCCGGCTTGACCATCACAATATCGGCGCCCTCATCGACATCTTCTTCGATCTCGCGCATCGCTTCGCGGAAATTCGGCGGGTCCATCTGGTAGGTTGACCGATCGTCGAACTGAGGGGCTGAATCGACCGCTTCGCGGAACGGTCCGTAAAAGGCCGAGCAGTACTTGGCAGCATACGACATGATCGGGATCTGCTCGAAACCCTCGCTGTCGAGATGCGATCGGATGGCCTCCACCCGACCGTCCATCATATCCGACGGCGCGACGATATCGGCGCCGGCTTTGGCGTGGCTGAGCGCCTGCCGGGCGAGCTGGGCGATGGTCAGGTCGTTGTCCACACACTGATTCTTGATGATACCGCAGTGGCCGTGGTCGGTATACTCGCAGAGACACACGTCGGTGATGACCAGAGCATCCGGCACCTTGTTCTTGATTTCTCGAACCGCTCGTTGAATGATGCCATCATCCGATACCGAATCGGAGCCTCTCGCATCCTTTCGCTTCGGGGTACCGAACAAAATGATCCCGCCGAGTCCCAGCCGCCGGGCGCACGCTGCCTGCTCCGCAACCATGGTTATCGGGACATTGGCGATTCCGGGCATCGATGCAATCGGTTCAGGCGACTCCACAAGATCGCTCACAAAGACCGGGAATACGAAGTCGGATGGATGAAGCTTCGTCTCCCGAACCAGGTCACGTATCGCACGTGTTCGTCGCAGCCGCCGCGGTCGCGATTCTGGAAAAGCCATGGCAGTTACCTCTGCGCTTTCAGGAATTGAATCATCTTCTCAATCACGCCCGGCAGCGAATGGTGCGTTGCCTCTATCGTGACCCTCATTCCCAGCCGTTCGATTACTCGCGTAGTCGAAGGGCCGATAGACACCACTTTTGCCTCGGACAATCGGGCGCGTTCGTCGGGCGTCAGATTAGTCGCGAAGCCGTCGACGGACGAACCCGAGGTGAATACGATAAAGTCCGGCGGATACCGAAACAACTTTTCTTTCAGATTTTCCGGCCAGGTCGGGATGTATGTTTCGTACACGGTGAGCTGAGTCACCGAAGCGCCAGCCGATTCCAGTGCTTGTTCCGCGGTCGAATCCGCAAGATTGCCTCGGACGCGCACAACGGCGGCTCCTGTCAACGACAGCTTCGTGGTCATCTCCTCCGCGAGCACGTCGACGGTTGCTCTGGAGGGCACGAAATCCGGAGCGAGATGATAGTGCTGCATGGCTTTTGCGGTGCCGTAGCCGATAGCGGCGATCCGGAATTTCGAGAGCTTTCGGACGTCACCGTACCGCGTCACGAACCCGCCGATGAAATACCTGACCGCGTTTTCACTGGTAAGGATCAGCCACTGATCGCCGCCGTGGAGTCGGTCAAACTGTGCCCATCCCTGCTCGTCGACGTACGCGCGTGTCGCAATCGTCGGGTAACTGAGCACTTCCGCTCCGAGATCGCGAAGCTCGTGGTATACGTCGCGGGCCTGGTCAGCCGGGCGAGTGACCATCACGCGGTGACCGAACAGCGGCCGGCCTGAGAACCATTCTATCTCCTCTTTCAGGTCGACAACGTCGCCGATGACGATAAGGGCAGGCGGACGGACGTCCTTTTCTCGCGCGAGATGAGCAAGCCCTCGCAACGGTGATGTATAGACCCGCTGGGTGCTGAAGGTGCCGCGTTCGATCACGGCTGCCGGAGTGTCGGCCGCCATGCCGTGCGCAATCAATTCATCGGCCAGTCGCTCCAATTCGCTGACGCCCATGTAAATGACGATGGTCGAAAACCTGGCCCTGGCCACCCAGTCCCACTGCACCATCGACTCACACTTCGTTCCCTTGTGGCCGGTCACGTACATGACAAGCGACGCCTTGCGGCGGTCGGTCGGGGGAATGCCGGCATATGCCAGCGCGGCCGACGCCGACGTGACGCCCGGGACAACCTCGTAGGGAATGCCATGCCGCCGTAACAGCGACGCTTCTTCGGCGCCGCGACCGAATGTAAACGGGTCCCCTCCTTTGAGGCGGGCGACGCGCTTGCCCTGTTGGGCGAGTGTCACCAGCAGTTCGTTGATCTCTTCCTGGGGCAGTGTATGTACTGAGGACAGTTTTCCGACATATCGACGCTCCACGCGTTCCGGCAGTGTGACAATCAATTCGTCGGGGATGAGGTTGTCGTAGACGACGACGTCACACTGTTCAAGCAGCCGGCGTCCCCGGACGGTTATCAGGTCCGGGTTGCCCGGACCGGCGCCAATGAGATAGACGATGCCATTCATGCTGTCGCTTCCGCTTTCACTCCAGGAGGTCTTTCGCTCCCTGTGCAATCAACTCCCCCGCCAATCGCTCGGCGAGATCAAACCGGTTGGCGACGGTATCGGTCTGACTGACCTGCAGCCGGTTCACCCCACGTTTGTCGAGCACGGCAGCGATCATTCGGATGTCAGATCCCGACACCATGGCGGTGCAGCCGACCGCGGCGCTGCAGCCGGCGCCGAGTTTCTCCATGAGTCGTCGCTCGGCATCCACACACTGGTGGTCAGCCTCGCAGTCGATAGTGCGTGCAACGCCTATCACGGCATGATCGTTCGCCCGGCACTGTACCGCAAGGGCTCCCTGGCCGCCGGCGGGCACGAACTTGTCGGTCGGCAGACGATGCGTGACAAACTGCTCCATGTCGAGACGGCTCAGCCCGGCCGCCGCCATGATGAGCGCGTCGTAGTCTCCGGCGTGCAGTTTTTCCAGTCGGGTTTCGACATTGCCGCGAATGTCCCGCACGGACAGATCGGGTCGCATTGACAACAGCAGTGCACGACGGCGGGGCGAACTGGTTCCAACGACGGCTCCGTGTGGCGTATCGTCGAGTCGACGCGCGTCACGGGAGAGCCAGACATCTGCGCGCTCTTCCCGCTCGGGCACCGCGGCAAGAACAAGTCCGCTGGTCATGACCGATGGCAGGTCCTTGGCGCTGTGGACGGCGAGGTCGATTTCGTTGTCGATCAGGGCTTGCTCAATGCGCTTGGTGAATACTCCAATACCGCCCATCTGCTCCAACGGCTGCAGCCGTTCCTCGTCGCCGCTCGTGCTGATCCGTATAAGGCGAAAATCGATTGCGGGATGCATCTGCTGGAGGTGGGCCGTAACCCACAACGCCTGGGTCACCGCCAACCGGCTGGCGCGCGTGCCTACGCGGATAGATTCTACAGCCATGGATCACCTTTTCTGCACCAGGTCAACTCGGTCAAAAAGTCAGCATCCGATCAAGTTCCGACTCGACCTCAGCTTCGTTCTTTTCCTTCAGCATCGTCTTCCAGTCCGCTTCGAGAAACCGTTCGTAGCATGCGTTCTTCTTTTCGACATCCGACGACCACTTCTGCTGTACCCGGTTGCGGAAAATGCCGGCCAGACCCACGAGCTTTGCCCAGTGTTCCGGAAAGATGTTCTCGAGGATCAGCCGGAGGTGTCCCGCCAGAAACGGCGCAGTGCCGTCGGTGGATACAGCCAGCGTAAGGGTATCGCGCCGCACCACGGCCGGGAAGATGAAGTCGCACAGCGGCGGGTTGTCGACGACATTGCAGATGGAGGGCGTATCGCGCGTGTCGTCGTACACCTGCTTGTTGACCACTTCATTGTCGCTCGCGGCGATCACGATATTGTAGCGAGCCGCCTCGGGGGAAAGATACTGTCGTTTGACGACCGATAGCATGTCGCGCTGCCCGTAGTACTCGATCTTGGGATCGAGTTCCGGTGCGACCACCGTCACCGCGACCGCGTAATTCAACAGCGTATCGATCTTGCGCAAAGCCACGGTGCCTCCCCCCACCACGAGACAGGTGCGATCCCGGGCAGTGAGGCTGATCGGTATGTATCGATTGGGCATAAAGCCGGCTCCTATCCTTCAGGCGTTTCATTCACGCGGTTGTGAACGTGCAGCAGCTTCTGGACGAGATGTCGGCTGGCATGATCCAGTTCATCGCGCAACTCAATGGGCAGCTTCATCATCAGCCGCGCCAACTCGAGCCGGCGAATATGCTCAAACGACCGGTCCAGCATGCCGTTGGCAAGTTCCTGGTGCGCGTGCGAGTACCAGTACATGAATTCCGACAGCCGCTGCTCGATGATCTGCTCGGCCTGCGGCACGGCGTCTTCGCGGTGCTGCCGGTTGTTCTCAACAAATACTTTCAAGCGATCAAGATCAAGGATATTGAGTCCCGGCCGTTCGAGCCCGGGGTCGTAGTCGATATCGCGTGGCACAGCCATGTCGACCACCAGCAGTGGCCGTCCGTTTCGTCGGCGAAGCGCCTCATCCAGCAGGGAACGGGATACGACTGCATCCGGCGATCCCGTACAACTGACGATCACATCGGCTCTCTCAAGCAGCGACGGAAGCTCGGCCAGGGAATGTCCGCGCAAACCGAACCGGGCGGCCAATCCGTCGGCTTTCTCGACCGTCCGGTTGGCAAACATGAACTCACCAACATCCAGCCGTGAGAGGCTCGAGGCTGCCAGGGCAACCATCGGGCTCGCTCCTATATAAAGCACGTTTCGACCGGCGAGCGAATCTAAGTGACGTGCGATGTACTCGGCGGCAGCGGACGCAATGCTGCAGGCACCCTTGCCCATTTCCGTATCGGTGCGCACCTGCTTGCCGACACGGAACGCCTGATGGAAGAGTCGATGGAGGATTCTGCCGGCTGTCTTGACGGTACAGGCGCTGCTGTATGCGTCTTTCAATTGGCCGAGAATCTGGGACTCGCCGACGACCATGGAGTCGATCGCGGCCGCGACATCAAACAGGTGTCGGGCGGCCATCCGGTCACGCATGCAATAAAACCGGCCCGGAGGGGTCGGCGGATCAGGCCGCCCGATGCGGCGGTAAAACGCGCCAATGACCTCAAGCGGTTCGCTGACCCGGTCGGCGACAAAGTAGAATTCTACGCGGTTGCAGGTGGAAACGATGGTGGATTCGATCACCCCGGGAATTTCAGAGAAGGCGACCTGGCAGTCCGCCAGTTCTTCCCGTCCGATCTGCAGGGACTGTCGCTCGTCCTGCGAGGCGGTTTTGTGATTGACACCACAGACGTATAAATACCACGGTGCCACTGCCATACGAACCCTTTCTTCTCGCCCGGGCGTCGCGGACGAATATACGCTAATCCTTTAGCGCGTGCAACCCTCCACCGATGATCGCCACATCGGTAAATCCTGCATGTCGGAGAATCACGGCAGCCTGATAGGAGCGCGGCCCGCGGGCGCACAATATTCGGACCGGCCGGGCGGGGTCCAGTTCTGCGAGACGATGTCTTAGTTCGCCCATTGGAATCAGTATCCATGGCCGGGTTTCCGCATCCGGACCATCGGGGATCGTCTCCGCAGCGGCCTCATCGGCTTCACGAACGTCCAACCACTGCACTACCGGGTTGCTGTCTGAACCGAGGTCGGGCGGGAGAAACACCGTGCCGCGAACCTGGGCCGTTGCCTGGCAGGCCAGATGGAACAGCGGATCCAGTGCTTCGCTGAATGGGGGTGCATAAGCGTGCTCATGATCGAGCAGGTCGCGAATCGTGCCGGAGTGGTACAAAAACGCGGAAAAGACGTCCGTCCGACGACAGACGTCGCCGCGCCCGACGGCCTGCAGTCCCAGCAAGCGAAGATTATCCGGGCTATACACCATTTTGCACGTGATATCGGCGTGCTCCATGAAATAGACGGGGCGGTCGGTGTAGGTTCCCCATACTGCCTCGGAAGCAAGTCCGGCTTTCTTCGCCTGATCCTGAGTCAGCCCGACGGCCGAGACGTTCAACTCGCCGACTCTGACGACAAAGGCGCCCACGGCGCCGTTGAAGACCGCCGAGCCTCCGGCGATATGTTCGGCGATCACTCTTCCATGACGGTTAGCCAGTGAACCCATGGGAAGATAGAACTTGTGGCCGGTGATCCGGTTGTGCGATTCGACGCAGTCGCCGCCCGCGTAGATGTCGGGATCAGACGTCTGCATGTGCTGATTGACAACGAGACCACCCGAGCCGCCCAGCTCGAGGCCGCATGCCTGAGCCAAAGCCGTATTGGGACGCACACCGAGGCAGAGAAACACATGGTCGGTCTCGATCTCATTGTTTCCGAATGACACAACTGGACTACCGGTCGCATTCGTTTTCACGCAATCGACCCGGGTACCCAAATGGACTGTAACCCCCTGCGCACGGACGTGTCGGTACACCATAGCCGACATGTCCGGGTCCAACGCGTACGGCAGAATGCGGTTCTCGGCTTCAACGAGTGTTGTGTCGATTCCCCACAGATCACCAAGGGCGCCGAGCAGTTCGACCCCGATGAACCCGGCGCCGATGACAACGGCACGCCCTGCCTTGCCCTGCTCCGCGTGGCGGCGGAATTGCGTCGCCTCGGCCAGCGAATGAAATGACGTGACATACGGGCAGTCTTGCGGGACGGGAAACGGCGGAGACGCAGGCAGCGCACCCGTTGCGAGTACCAGTTTACCGTATTGATGTTCGATCATCTCTCCATTGGCAAGCCGCACTGTCACGGTCTTCGCCGAACGATTTATCGACAGGACTTCCGATTCCGGAAGGGCGAAGACCCCTTTAGTGTCCCGGAAAAACGAGGCATCCCGCTTGACCCCATATTGGGTCGCGCACAGCACGTCGGGTCCTTCAAGGTCGCCCGACGCCAGCCACGGCATGCCGCACGAGGCGTAAGACAGATACGGCTCTTTTTGAAAGAGCGTGATGCGCGCATCCGGCATGCGACGCGCCAGCACGGCCGCGGCTTTGGGACCACACGCGATTCCTCCGACAATCACGACATCGGAACTTTCCACGGTATAATCTTCTCTCTAATAACAGGTCGGTCAGGTCAGGCTGACCGACCGGCCGCGTGTGTTTCCCTCACCGGGCGGCGCGGTATCAGCGCCGCCCCGCTACTATCAACGCGAGCTATTTGTAGCCTTCCGTGCGCAGCTGGTGCCGCACCGACAACGTCATCTTGTAGAAGACGGTCACAAGCAGCAAACCCATCGCATACACTCCCAGAGAGATCAGCAACTCAGGAAGGGTGGGGATGTAGTCGACGACGTGCCCAAGCACGGTCGGCACGAACCCGGCGATCACCATCGCGAGACCCTTGTCGATCCACAGCGACAGCACCACTGCGATGCACGCAACCACCAGAACCGACTCTCTGCGACGAGTCTTCGGATTAAACAGGAGCACCAGCGACAACAGGGCGAGGATCGACGAAATCCACATCCACACCACATACGTCGCGTGTCCGTCGATACCGACAAACAGGTACTGGAAATGAGCCGTGTGTTCCGGCATGTCGGAGTACACCGCGGTGAACACCTCCATCAGCACAAAGAACACGTTGACGGCCATCGCGTAGGTCGTGATAAGCGCCAACTTCTGGACAGGTTCGCGCCCGGCGTCGAATTTCGTCAGCTTTCTCAGAATCAGTACCAGAAGGATCAGCAGGGCCGGGCCGGTGGCGAACGCCGATGCGAGAAACCGGGGTGCGAGGATTGCAGTGAGCCAGAATGGCCGTGCGGCGAGGCCCGAATAGAGAAAGGCCGTGACCGTATGAATCGAAAACGCCCATGGAATCGACAGGATAATGATCGGCTTGATCCATTTCGGCGGTGCAATGCCCTTGCGCTCCGCATCGAGCGTCACCCGCGAAATGAGCACGTTCAACAGGAGATACCCGCTCAACACGACCGTGTCCCAAAACATCAACGAATTCGGAGAGGGGTGCAGGAATACGTTCATGATACGGAAGGGCTGACCCATATCGACGAAAATGAAGGTCATACACATGATCACCGAGGCTACGGCGATAAACTCGCCGAGAATCGTGATTTTGCCGAACTCCTTATAGTCGTGGAGATAGTACGGCAACACGACCATCACGGCGGAGGCAGCCACCCCAACCATAAACGTGAACTGGGCGATATAGAATCCCCAGGTAACGTCGCGGCTGAGGCCCGTAATCCCCAGACCTATCTGGTACTGAAAACGTATATACGTGTACGCCGCCACCGCTATGGTTGCCACGAGGAAAGTGATCCACGCCCAGTATTGTTTATTGCCGGATAATGCTTTCTCTATCATGACAACCTCACACTATGTAGAAGACCTCGGGTGACGTTCCCAGTTCCGGTCGGCGCCGGATCGTAAAATGCTCTCGAAGAAGCGCGCGTATATCCGACTCCGGGTCCTCGAGATCGCCGAAGGCGAGCGCTTTTTCCGGACAAACCTCCACACACACCGGGAGCAGGCCACGGACCAGCCGTTCTTCGCAAAACGTACACTTCTCCACCACACCGCGGGTGCGAGTCGGGAAGTTCTCGTCGATCGTTTCGATATGAGGGCGGGGTTCCCGCCAGTTGAACGACCGCGAGCCGTACGGACAGGCCACCACGCAGTAGCGACATCCGATACAGCGGTGCCAGTCCATCATGACGATACCGTCCGATTCCCGTTTCCACGTCGCACCGGTCGGACAGACCCGCGTACACGGCGGGTTGTCGCAGTGATTGCACAGAAGCGGAACGTTGCTGTGACGTATCTCTTCGGTGATATACTCATGCTCCTGCCCGTGGAAGGCGTGCTCGAAGCGCTCCTTCCATATCCACTTGACCTCGTCTTTGGGGTTGCCGAAGTCGGGGACATTGTGGGCGAGATGACACGCCTTGATACACGCGTCGCAGCCTTCCTTTCGGCGACATTTGCTGAGATCGCACACCATTGCCCAGCGCTTTGCGGTCAGTGGGGTGTCGAAGGATCCCGTGCGCGGCGGTTCGACCTTTGTCGAATCATCCTGGCCGAGAACGCTCATCTGACGGCCTCCGGCGAGGGCCAGTGCCGTAAGGCCGGACACCTTCATGAATTTGCGTCGGTCAATTCCCATAAGCCACCTCCTGACTCAGCGGCGTCTCCGGGACGATATGACAGTCCCAGCAGTAGGGATCGACCGCCATATACGTGTGACATTCATCGCAGAATTTCACCTTATCGGCATGACAATCCAGACACGTGTTGGTGAGACTCATTTCATAGCGCTGGCCGTCGGCAGCCACGTACACCCGTTCTCCTTCGCGGACGACCCGGTCGCGCCAATCATTGAGCAGATTCATGTGGTTTGCGCGCATGTACGCGGTTTCGGTCACGCAGGCTTCGCCGCGAATGGGTTTGGCGAGATCCGGCTCATGGTCGATCTGGCCGCTGGCAAGGTTGTACCACACCGGAAACAGCAGCAACACGAGGAACGCCAACACACCGATTATTACGGTACCGGAGTTATACATCCTTGCTCACCTCCTTCTCGGCCGGTTGGTCGGCAGCGCCTTCGCCGTCAGCCCCCGCTTGTCCCGGAAGTGGCTCTCCGCGCAGGTCGCTGACCCGGTGCTCTCCCTTCATCACGAGGGCGTTACCGATCAGCTCATGCACGCCGCAGACCTCCACGCCCGGCACCCAGAACTCCAGAAGCGGCGGCAACGTGGCCTTGTCGATCGCACAGATACATGCCAGCATGTTCACGCCGTGTATCTCGTGAACGTATTTCACGGCGTTGGCACGGGGGAAGCCGCCGCGCATCCGCATTTCGAAGTTCTCATCGGTTCCAATCCCGGAGCCCGAACCGCAACAGAATGTTTGCTCGCGGATGGTATTCTCGGGCATCTCGAAGAAGTGGTTGCAGGCGTGGTCGATGCAGTACCGCGGTTCGTCGAGTAATCCCATTGCGCGTGCCGGGTTGCAGGAGTCATGGAACGTCACCCGCACGTTGTCATTGCGGCTCTTCTCCAGTTTGAGCTTCCCGTTGGCGATCAGGTCCGACGTAAACTCGCAGATGTGTACCATCTTCGTCGCACGGGCATGGTCGAATTTGGTCCCTGTGATGGGGGACACCGGCTCTTCCAGAAAGTCCGCAGGTCCGTTCATGGTATCCATGTACTGGTGCAGCACACGCCACATGTGGCCGCATTCACCGCCCAGAATCCACTTCACACCGAGGCGCCTGGCTTCAGCGTAGATTTTCGCGTTAAGCCGCTTCATCATATCAGACGAGTGAAACAGCCCGAAATTGCCGCCCTCAGATGCATATGCCGACCACGTGTAATCCAGTCCGATTTCGTGGAAAAGGGCCAGGTACCCCAGCAACGTATAGTAGTGGGGGCTGGCAAAGTAGTCGGCCGACGGCGATACGAACAAGATTTCGGCGCCTTTGCGGTTGATGGGCGCTTCGACCCGGACGCCGGTAATCTCGGCGAGTTCGTCCACCGCAAAATCGAGGGAGTCCTTGAACCCGTGCGGCTGAATGCCGAGGTGGTTGCCCGTACGAAAGCAGTTGGCGGCGGGCGTCGTAATCCAGTCGATACCGAGTCCGATGGAGTTGAGCAATTCGCGCCCCATCATGGTAATCTCGGCCGTGTCGATACCGTAGGGGCAGAACACCGAACAGCGCCGACATTCCGTGCACTGGTAGAAGTACAGAAACCACTCTTTGATGACCTGTGGAGTCAGGGGTCGGGCGCCCGCCAGCTTGCCGAGAATTTTGCCGGCGGTCGTGAAGTCCCGGCGATACACCGAGCGAAGCAGCTCGGCGCGCAGGACCGGCATGTTTTTCGGATCGCCCGATCCCAGAAAGAAGTGGCACTTGTCCGCGCAGGCTCCACAGCGCACGCAGATGTCCATGAACAGCTTCAGCGAGCGGTATTTCTGCAGCCGGTCGGCCAGTCCTTCGAGCACAATCTGCTGCCAGTTGTCGGGAAGTTTCCAGTCTTCATCGGTCGGCTGCCACTTGCGAACATGCGGCAGATCGAGATATGCTGCATTGGCCGGGTTGGCGGCCCAGTTGAATGTCCCGGGACGCACGTTGGGCGGGACGTCCATCCAGCTTTGTGACGGCGGATGGTAATCAACCGATGACAGTTTCTCCGGTTTTGGTTTTGCTCCCGCCATGGTTACTTCGTCTCCACGTCTTTTTCGAGCGGCATGTCGGCCGCCTTCATTACGTCGCGGAACTCATCCTCCCATTCTTCGTAGGTGTGCACCTTCACGGGGTAGTTCCACGGGTTGATATGTCGCTGCTCTCGGTTGTTGTTGCTCATATTCCGGGTGGGGCTGAAAAACACCCCGGCCATGTGCACGAGCTTGCTGAACGGGAAGTACAGCAGCAACACGCTGAGCATGGTCAGGTGAACGAAAAACACGGCCCCCAGAGATTCAGGCACGACCGGATCGAGGCTGATCAGCCCGGTTGCCAGGAGTTTGACGTCGGTGATATCGACCCGCAGCGACGTGTGTCTCATAATGACACCGCTGGTCGCAAGACCGCCGATCAGAAGCAACGGGAAGTAATCGCCGGCGAGTGACAGGTAGCGGAGTTGCGGATTAACCACCCTTCGGAAGAACAGATACGTGATCGCCGCCAGCAGGATGCCGTCGGTGATATAGAATATCGGCAGTCCGATCTGGAAAAAGCCATCGAGTTCCTGTATACCCGAGACCCATCCCGGTACCGGCTCCACGAAAAACTTGAAGTGTCGAACGAAGATGACAAGAAACGACCAATGAAACGCGAGTCCCCCCAGCCACAGCCACCGCGCATCTCCGTAGACCAGACGAGGTCCATCTTTCAGCTCGGCCTTCGTATTTCGGAAAAGGGAGCGGAAGAACAGCACTTCCAGCGCCATTCGTCCGAGGACGCCCCAGAGGTTGTGCGGGCTTTCCAGGTTATCGTGCTTAATCCAGG encodes the following:
- the dsrM gene encoding sulfate reduction electron transfer complex DsrMKJOP subunit DsrM, encoding MRALFSLSVVAVVVLLTIAAVATSGGRFFVGTILPYAAIATFLVGMIYRVLHWARSPVPFKITTTCGQQRSLSWIKHDNLESPHNLWGVLGRMALEVLFFRSLFRNTKAELKDGPRLVYGDARWLWLGGLAFHWSFLVIFVRHFKFFVEPVPGWVSGIQELDGFFQIGLPIFYITDGILLAAITYLFFRRVVNPQLRYLSLAGDYFPLLLIGGLATSGVIMRHTSLRVDITDVKLLATGLISLDPVVPESLGAVFFVHLTMLSVLLLYFPFSKLVHMAGVFFSPTRNMSNNNREQRHINPWNYPVKVHTYEEWEDEFRDVMKAADMPLEKDVETK
- the dsrJ gene encoding sulfate reduction electron transfer complex DsrMKJOP subunit DsrJ translates to MYNSGTVIIGVLAFLVLLLFPVWYNLASGQIDHEPDLAKPIRGEACVTETAYMRANHMNLLNDWRDRVVREGERVYVAADGQRYEMSLTNTCLDCHADKVKFCDECHTYMAVDPYCWDCHIVPETPLSQEVAYGN
- a CDS encoding (Fe-S)-binding protein, giving the protein MAGAKPKPEKLSSVDYHPPSQSWMDVPPNVRPGTFNWAANPANAAYLDLPHVRKWQPTDEDWKLPDNWQQIVLEGLADRLQKYRSLKLFMDICVRCGACADKCHFFLGSGDPKNMPVLRAELLRSVYRRDFTTAGKILGKLAGARPLTPQVIKEWFLYFYQCTECRRCSVFCPYGIDTAEITMMGRELLNSIGLGIDWITTPAANCFRTGNHLGIQPHGFKDSLDFAVDELAEITGVRVEAPINRKGAEILFVSPSADYFASPHYYTLLGYLALFHEIGLDYTWSAYASEGGNFGLFHSSDMMKRLNAKIYAEARRLGVKWILGGECGHMWRVLHQYMDTMNGPADFLEEPVSPITGTKFDHARATKMVHICEFTSDLIANGKLKLEKSRNDNVRVTFHDSCNPARAMGLLDEPRYCIDHACNHFFEMPENTIREQTFCCGSGSGIGTDENFEMRMRGGFPRANAVKYVHEIHGVNMLACICAIDKATLPPLLEFWVPGVEVCGVHELIGNALVMKGEHRVSDLRGEPLPGQAGADGEGAADQPAEKEVSKDV
- a CDS encoding 4Fe-4S dicluster domain-containing protein — encoded protein: MGIDRRKFMKVSGLTALALAGGRQMSVLGQDDSTKVEPPRTGSFDTPLTAKRWAMVCDLSKCRRKEGCDACIKACHLAHNVPDFGNPKDEVKWIWKERFEHAFHGQEHEYITEEIRHSNVPLLCNHCDNPPCTRVCPTGATWKRESDGIVMMDWHRCIGCRYCVVACPYGSRSFNWREPRPHIETIDENFPTRTRGVVEKCTFCEERLVRGLLPVCVEVCPEKALAFGDLEDPESDIRALLREHFTIRRRPELGTSPEVFYIV